The sequence below is a genomic window from Bactrocera neohumeralis isolate Rockhampton chromosome 4, APGP_CSIRO_Bneo_wtdbg2-racon-allhic-juicebox.fasta_v2, whole genome shotgun sequence.
ACAGTGCAAGTCAAACTATCATTATAAATTATTCTTGTGAATGGCATATAAGCAGATTGCCGGTTCAGCAAAAACAGCTGGTGAACCAATCCTTAGTAATTAATCATAAAGCTTAAAATGTTTCTAATAAGACGTTACTTTAGTGGGTTTCAACACATAAAAGCAATTACAAATACTGCTAAACCTGGAGACCGTCTTGATGTGCTAGTACGTAAGAAGTGATTTAATACATTCTtcacataattttcaattataaaactACAATTAGGGATGGATCAAAAACATACGGCgcttgaagaaaaatatattttttgacctTAACGATGGTTCCACTGTACGTCAATTTCAAGTGGTCATACCGAAAACAACGGACACAAAGGATATAAGTGTTGGGAGTAATATCCGTGCATCCGGGTTCATACAAGTAGCGCCTAATGGCCAACTAGAATTACACGCCGAACATGTAAAAGTAATAGGTGTTACACAATATTGAAATTCCCAACATATACGGAACAATAAAACTGATTGTTTCTTTTGTAGCTGACGGCCATATAACAGATTATCCTTTTACGCCAAAGCAGCAGCATCCTCCTGAATATGTTCGTGAACATTTACACCTGCGTGCGCGTGTAGATTACATAGCGGCGCAAATGAGATTGAGGCATCGTGCATTGAAGGCGATACATGACTATATGGATGAATTGCACTTTGTCCAGATTACCACTTCCGTTCTTACAACAAATGACTGTGAAGGTGCTGGAGAAGTATGTAttcaatttgtaaataaaaaaaatgaaaacttattgtgaattattaaatattttatacttaaaaaatgCAGATTTTCAGAGTGCAACCAGATTCTGATGTGCTCCTCAAGGAAATGGCCCGACCCAATATTCCCACTGAGCATAGTTACTTCgacaaaaaagtgtttttgtcCGTTTCAGGGCAATTACATTTAGAAGCAATGTCACATGGATTGggtaatacatacacattaacccCAGCATTTCGCGCTGAAAATTCTAAATCGCCACTACATTTATCGGAATTTTATATGTTTGAGGCTGAATTAGCATTTATGGAGGACATTTCCTCCTTAACCTCATTCAttgagaaaatgataaaaaacgtTACATTACGGATTATAGAATCAGCAACAgacgatttaaaattttgtcaagaAAAAGCATTAGGTTCTGCTTTTGAGCTACCTTGGCTGAAAGCAGCGTGGATCACTCTTAGCTATGATGAAGCTTTGGACATTTTAATAGCAAATAAAGAGAAATTTAAAACAGCACTTAAACCAAGTGAAGGATTTTCTAAGGAACAAGAATTATTCCTCGCCGACCATTGTGGAACTCCAGTGTTTGTTGTTGATTGGCCTTCTGATCAAAAGCCTTTCTATATGAAAGTGGTTCAAACAAAACCTGATCGAGTTCATGCTCTAGATTTGTTAATGCCTGAAGTTGGAGAATTGTGTGGAGGGAGTTTACGTGAAAATGACGAGATGCGTTTGAGGTCACATCCACGTTTACCACAAGACTTGGAATGGTATTTGGAATTGAGAAAGTTTGGCGGCGTTCCTACAGGTGGTTTCGGCTTAGGTTTTGAGCGCTACCTTCAATTACTCAGTGGAGTAAAGAACATACGTGATGTTATACCATTTCCACGATACCCACATAGttgccaaatgtgaatatatttatgttgCTTTTATTACTATGCATATTCATGAAGATGAAAAGTTGACAatgaaagtaataataataattaatattctttaaaagcaacaaaaaaaacattttcattaatttaaatatattttgtcacCTATTACGTATACGGATTTCGATATTCAATTGTTTAGATTTGCCAAGTATTAATCTTTGCACTGTATTTTCATATTGGAacattatatacacatactttgAGCCGCTGTAAGAGAAAGTACAATGTTTCCACGACAGTCGAGTCTACGTAACTGGAGCGGACCTAAACTCTTTCCGGCTAAGGGTCGTCAACTCTGttgaattctgccgctacaacaacaacaaagtgcaaTGGTTTAAGCTTTACTGGATTGATTTTATGGGCAATAACATGGATAtcaccaaaaattataaaaatattaaatttatatacacacatacatatgtatgtagtaatgtcaaataaaagtttttagcTTCATGGAGATAATAAATAATACTGTTTATCGCCTTAAGCAATCAGGGATACACAGCCTAATATATGAATcccaaaaaatcagtttttggaCAGGAAGTACCAATATCAATTGCTTTataaagtgctgaacacatagagcgcgacagactgcaagccacatttgtcaaatattaaatgCACGACTGCAGGCCGTCAGTTGTcactctcgctaacttcaaaatattcttatatttgccaacgacagtagagttgacagtagagaggaGTAATGCCACTAATaggtaaaatgtaaaattattcaaagctctaacaaacctggcgttattttacaaataaaagcttaaaataattaaaacaaataaatttaccgatttacttattttttgcataaaaaatttcactttgaacaaaatattaaaatttcattgaagtgaaaggtattagcagagaacgtaaattatatgatatacgttctctggtattAGTATAGCttcaacgaaattgtgtacatgcaaaatgaacagctgtgttgtcttgtgaACATGCCGGCAATTGatatgtcgctgccttcttacaaatgttcatgtagaaggATTCACGGCGCCATTTACAGTTCATTGTCGTGTtgccatgtcgtgtcgcgctctatgtgttcaccacttgagagttaatattttaaacgtcaaactttcacatatttattttcacaacaTTTTCGCGCGTAAACGCTTCAAACTAAATAAGAGTGCTGCGAGTGCAAAAAATAATTCGgtgtcatatttttatttttgagttcatatttgtttacgacagcaattaataaaaaaaaacaataaaacgtgCCAAATAAAACCAAAGTCATGGCCACTTTAATTGAGCAAATGCTAACTAAAATGGGGCTACGGGACGAGCCCAGTATGCAAAGGTCAGTATCACtgacagaatttttaaaatgaaatatataataattgaatgcatatgtatgtccataCTTTTGGATTTTTAGCAAGACGTTAGAATTGTTGCGTATTCTTGAGTTACGTTCATCTAATGCGCCACTACAGCTAAATGAATATGCAAAAACAGTGCTCTGCGCGGATATTGCGACCACAGTATTGGGCATAGCTTGTGATATGgtaataaatttatagtaaaaatgtgtaatttttaAAGGACGCTTTTTTAGGAGCAAAATGTTAAGTTATCCACTTTGCGCAAATCAcattacaacaaacacaaacgTATGATTGAAAAAATCCTAGATGTAAATAAAATCGTCGGTGTGAATGACATATGTGTACAATTAAATATAACTGAGGTTTCACAAAAGGCTGTAGAATTATTAGAATTGTACAAAACTATTATGGCAAAAGAAAGCGCCAATGATGAAAATGATCTAATCCATCCTCAATATGCAGCAATGGCTGTATTCCAGGCtgccaaaatattaaaacaaaaatcatcaaAAGCGAAAATAATGAGTTTTAGCAATTTGCGGCCAACTCAATGGCAACAACTTGAACTGCGatggaataaatttttaaccaaatattataaagaaaCATCTGATAAAAAACAAAGGCTTCGTGTTGGAGAATCTAATGAAGAAACTGAATCTAATGCAGAGTTTTTAAAATCGCAAAGTtgtgtagaaaataaaaaacgtttagCATCTTCTGTAGAGGATTACGAACAATGGAAAAAGCGAATTTTGGCGAAGGCAGAGGAGCAGTTAAGGCATCAACTAAGGCATGAGCAACAAGATGAACTTCGAATTGATAAAGAAAACCTAATTTTAGGAATGTAAAGTATAAATAAAGCGTATGTTGACCTGGTTTCAAAGTAGaagatatatttaataatagatCTATTAAATGAaggttatttgaaaatttaaaatatatgtatatttttttttagaaaattttgagtATAGAATTACTAACTACTAACTGGTGgaatatatttgtacattttaaaattatttttccaattattaaataaatataggtACAAAACTATTAGTGTTGTATAATTTAACTATCTACTTATCTATTATCAATCAATTTTAGTCATATTCGCCGACTGTTTAGAAAGTATCACCTTTTCAAAATGGTTAAAAAGCATCTCTCCTATGTCCTGTTTCTCACCATTCGGTTTGAAATCTGCATTAAATAATGAAACCGCATTGCTTTCTTTTGAACctttgaagttttttatatactcaccattataaaaaattaactcaaTCTCCTCTTCTGTATCTGGACAGTTATATATCAATTGCTtcaagtatttataaaatttcaatagaaTTTCCCGCTGCATTTCCTCTATTTGTCTTGTTTTTGTGGCTGGAAAATGTAATGTttcgaaaaatgttaaaattggtGTTGCTCCTTCCAATGATATATAATAAAACCGATTATTGATAGGCATCCGAAAACGGTAAACATCATTTTGATACGGACGATATACTCCAGCACGATTCAGACGCACCTCAGATAGTGGCTATTAGAAAATATGAgttcttttatataaataaagaaataacaaGAGTTTATACCATTTAATTACCTCCGCTTTTTCTAAATAAGGACTTTCAAATTTAGACTTAATAAACAATTTGCTTGGTACTAGTATAACCAATCGATGGATTGCAAATTGTACACCATGACTTTGTTCATAGAAATTTATTCGATCGCGTATACCGGTATTATTAGTATGTGCTGGTATAGTTAATTTCAAATATCCATGAAAAAAGTTAGCTGCCATACTTGACGCAGAATCCAAACCGTGATTACCACGTATAAACATTGCATTGTCTAGTGTGCTATGACCCATTTGAGCCAAAGATATTAACCACCAAAGTGGCATAAAGGCGAAAAAAATCGCTGGCGGTATTAAATGCAAGCGTTCCGTAAATTTAATGCGCACTAAAGCTACTACAACAACGCAAAAGAAAACCACTAATGTGGTGGGATTGTAACAATATGCTCGACACAATATTGTCCAAAAACGTTTTTCGGGTAAGtagtgatttttatatttaaagttttccaATAAAGCTTTATAAAATCGAAGAAATAAATCGGCGACAAAGAATgttaccaaaaaatatacaacgttatctgaaaaaataaaatgattagTATATTACTTAAATACCTAAAATACGTACCTATATATCCACCAAACgcacacatttttgttttttttaacctCTTAGGCTGTAATTTACACTTTCTTTTTTCTAAAGTCCGATCAATTTCTTGGGGAACGCAAATTTCTTCTTCATAAACTCTCATAATTCGCGGCTAATACAACTACTAAAAAGagtaaggaaggcctaagttCGGCTGCATCTAAATACtttattatctaaaaaaaatatatatatacttatatacatatatactaaagaCGAAAAAATGCAAATCTGCTATATTTCCCCAATTATTGAATTTACTAACTCTATATCTAAGTATTCCCATTAGCTTTACAAACAGCCattggtgaacaaaactattttacctacttatgtaagtatagatatacttatgtatagttTTTGATATTATCGTAAGCTTCCAAGAAAATATCAAAGATTATTTGATATATTAGAAATACTCAGCATAAAAATAGGAATCAATATTTTTGACTTCCTACAGCAATAACATCAGAGATAGAAATAGATGGAAAGGAAAAAtagattattaaaagaaaaatagggAATAATGTTGGAACGTCGAAAACTCTTTAGTAAgcctataatatatatttgccTTTCTCTGTAGGATTTTCATTGATGAAAAGctgatatcgaaaagttgaaaTGGTTGTTGCATTTCCAGGAGATGAGACAGGTTGTAGCTCCATTTGATATAAaggattttttataaaaacttaattgacGTTTTTGTTGAGAATGTAAAATCAGCTGTCTATAAACTATTGTGAATAACAACCAAATTATTTGGTAATGGATCACTGAATTGTTAAAACCATTAGTAGAagtaagttatatatttaaaaattcatttatattttctgtattaaaaacatttattattatttagaagTAAGAGGAAGTATAATTACGAAGAAGAATTAAATCTGAGGAAATGAAGAGACGTGTGATTGTCAAGAAGGTAAAGTCCAAATAAACAAGTTATTGTAGAAACGACCTTTTGGTCTTGTGGTTTACGCTACAacatatccatacatatgtaaatattatatttttgctatatatttatgtacatacttatgtgtaccCAAGTTGGAAATTGTCCTTTAATTTTCAGTTGCACAAACGGTAATGCTTTGGCTAAAGAGGTGGAgaattcaaaatatgtattatttttaaccTTGCATCAGATTTCTACATGTCAATCAATACCTATGTACATAGATGTTACCACCTAAATCATTTTTCgattaacaaatatatttgtattattactgTTCTGTACGtctgaatatataatatatattctaCTAATTGAGACAACAATGGTCGTGGAGGTATGTGAAATTATATTACCTTCTAAAACATTTTGATATctcataatatacatataaaactatCTGTATACGCCTCACCCTCACACTCGTAGCATATcctttatattataataatagttAGACTTTAACCTATTGATACTAACTAAAAATGTTATGATTTTTGCAAATCCTTAGAAAAAGCTTGCAACCAGCAATTCTAAACGGTCCATCGATGATGGTTCGCCTACAAAATACACGTACACTGGACGAGTGTTGGAATTGATTGAGGCCTATAATGTTGCTGTACAAATTTTATATCCGAAATATCCCTGGTACATATTCCCAGGACATCTGATCTTTGCAATTTATAAACgctatatgaaattttataaggGTAAATTTCGTATGGTACCCATACCAAATGCTTTATACGAATTTTTAATTGCCAATGAACTCATAAAAACGGAGCATATCGCCTTTACACCAAAAGATGTATATGATGAGTATGTAGAATCAGCAGATGTCAATTTAGTCAATTTGGTTATAAATGCTGAGAACGCCCTACATAGCACATCCAAAATGACCAATACGAAAAATGTAAATCATACGTCTGACGATGTTATTAAACAAATGCTTAGCAGTGCGCCACATACAATCGTCGCACAGATACTGCCAACTGTTAACTGTCAATCGAATTGTATATTTGTTAAAGAGAATTTCTATTCTAATTTAATGGATCGGTTTCGTGTAACCAATGATTGCAGCCAACGAACACGCTTCTGGGTACATTTAGAGCACTTAAATGATGAGCAAACGATTCCAAGCATTGCTAGCAAAGCGCATGTCTATTTGTTAAATAGTCCATACGATTTACCTACCGAAGTGTCCGAATTAATACTTAATAATTACTTCAACACGCCTCGACTACTACATCGTGGGCACACATATCGAATTGAGGTTGACGCTCATCTGGTGGGCACTGCAGCGTACGcacattattatttaatttttgcttactTGAAGTGTATTTATTTCCGATGTGCCCATCTGGAGGTAAAAGGCAATGCTTTTGAGATGCAAGCAATTGTTGCTAAGAACTTCACCAACCTGGTACAAGTGCCACATACTCATCATTTTATACCACGACAGCTAATAGACAATATAGCAATTACGCATAATTATCCCACTGGTTTGAGACGTTCATATCACTTATTACGTAACTCAATTGATGCTTTTTTGCCTAAGAAGACTGCATGTTTGTCCTCCAAGCATATTTATCCTTTATTTCTCTTGCAAGGCGAAAGGGGCGCTGGCAAAACGAAATTAACTAATGCGGTTGCTCAAGAGTTAGGCCTACACTTGTTTGGAGTTGACTGTGCTGAAATAGTATCACAAGTACCATCTCATacagaaatgaaattaaaaactgttttcgcAAAAGGTAGCATTAGTGAACCCCTTCTTATATGCTTTCATAACTTTGAGGTAATTTATTTCTGCAATTAgaaattcaaaaactaaatttaataattttgtacgCACATTTCAGATATTTGGTATCGATAATGAAGGAAATGAAGATTTACGCTTATTATCCGCATTTCAAGTGCAAATTCATGAATTATTTGCCCACGACCGCAAGCACCCAATTGTTATTGTCGCTTTGACAAATGAAAAGTTTCTCAAACCCATGATTCAACGACTTTTCTTAGAAGTTATATACTTGGAGACACCAACCAAAGACGAACGCTATAACATTTTATGTTGGTTACACACTCGTGAATTATTCAACGATACGATTTTCAATAAGAGGGATATTTCTTCTGTACCACTATTCAGTTTAGAGCAGCGAGATCGTTATATGAAACAAATTTCAGAGAAATGGTGGAATGTGAAATCAATTTTGCGAGAAGTTGCCGACAAATCACAAGGTTTCTTATTAGGCGATTTGGAAATGTTGTATGAAAATGCGGTTCGCGCTTTGCGCAAATGTCGAGAGACTAAATCAAAATCGTGTCTTAAATTGATGCACTTCTCCAAACACCTTAGTGAAATGCAAAACTCTTTTGCTAATAGTCTTGGTGCACCTAAAGTACCCAAAGTACTTTGGTCTGACATAGGTGGCCTATCCAAACTTAAAGATGAGATTCAAAGCAGTATCGGCTTGCCATTGAAACATATGCATTTAATGGGTAAGAATTTAAGACGTTCAGGAATATTACTGTACGGTCCACCAGGAACAGGCAAGACATTGGTTGCCAAAGCAGTTGCGACCGAATGCAATATAAGTTTTCTATCAGTGCAGGGACCGGAgctactaaatatgtatgtcggacaaagtgaacaaaatgtACGTGAGGTGTTTGAACGCGCTCGTTCCGCAACTCCTTGTGTACTGTTTTTGGATGAACTTGATTCTTTAGCACCGAATCGTGGAGTTGCTGGTGATTCTGGTGGTGTTATGGATCGAGTTGTGTCTCAATTACTTGCTGAAATGGATGCTCTTGGTGATGCTACAAAGCCTGTATTCATATTAGCTGCCACAAATCGTCCAGATCTTATTGACCCGGCATTACTACGTCCAGGTCGTTTTGATAAGCTATTCTATGTGGGTCCATGTACAACAACCGACGATAAAGCTGCTGTTTTGCGTGCACAGACACAGCGTTTTAACTTGGCTAAAAACCTGAATTTGAATGACATTGCTGAATATCTCAAAGGAGACATGTCTGGTGCAGatttatattcaatttgttCGAATGCTTGGCTATCAGCAGTTAGACGTACTGTTGTTAATCATCTCAAAGGTATTCAAACAcgttacttaaataaatattaatatatatgtaatattactACTTACAGAAAATATAAGTACTGAAATTCTAGCAGCTGATAAGGTACTTGTGGAGATGGACGATTTCACGAAGTCTTACAGCAAATTTGTACCATCAATTAGTAAAACCGATTTGGATTATTTTAATCAATTGAAGTCGTCATACggtatataaacatatgaaaattgattggttgtttttatttaataaatattgttcattttgttAACGTTCTTTTATGCAAAGAAAATTGTGTGATTCCCCTTGAGTGAGATTATGAAGACTAGGCCACATATGAACTAACTGTGCAAATTCGACATGTCTCCAAATTTTTCAAACCAACATTTCGATATCTGTTCATATGTTGGTCAAGTGAATTAcaatatatttagttttacTACTAAAGCAATTCaaatgtttcaacattattttgttatattagaACAATTGttcttatacatttttgaaaatattttaagttaagattattcactttatttataaatatgtattgttAAAACCGTTTTTGGCGATATgcaatttcgttaaaataaacatgtatatatgatttttatgtttgtaaatacataaattttgtgcCACCCTTTTCTTAAAGCatagaatattttttcatatatgcaAAGTTGGCATCTCTAGTAACGGATGGGTTGAGAGACCATAGcaggaaaataataaacaatttctaACAGTTTGATCTcacaaaaatcattatttttaaatataaatactataaCACTTTGCTTAACtttaaaagttaagaaaatattatggcCAATAGTTACGATATACCAAGTTGGTAAGAATTTGTTAACcacatttttttgatattgtAAAAGCGAAGTGCCGATTTGTACAATACATAGGGCTGGTAAACCCCCCACCGGATTGCATTTGGATGTCCTGAAAGAAGACAAGTTAGTGCAAAAACTAATGGTGGATGAGAAGCGATGCTACCTCTTCGGTCGCAATAGTCAAATGAACGATTTTTGCATTGATCACGCCTCCTGTTCTCGCGTGCATGCCGCGTTCGTGTATCATAAGCACTTGAACATTGCTTATTTAGTAGATTTGGGTtcaagtatatacacatatcaGAATATTCATTGCTTTATGTTATTTGACAAatcttttgaattttcaataGCCCATGGCACATTTATTGGTACATTACGTTTGGAACCTCACAAACCAACACAGCTACAGATTAATAGCACGTTTCACTTTGGAGCTTCTACCCGACGCTATATTTTAAGAGAACGGCCATCGGCTGGTCAACGCAATAGCATTATGGAAGATTTGCCCATGAATGAGACAAGTGATGGAGCTTTGCTCGGTTTGCCTGAAAGTCAAACCGAATTGGATGTAAGCATATATGTAAAACGTTAAGTGTGAAATAGTTCATTCATTTCTTCTCTATCGACTATTAATAGAATCTTACCGAATATAACACTGCCCACAACCGACGTATTTCTATGTTAGGAATTGCAGATGACAATCTGAGAAAAGTAAGTTACGTCCAAAAACATTTCAGaaatatcttgttttttttaatatcaatatattttatagcaaaacGCTGCAAAACAAAGTGGACGTAAGCGACGAAATGTAACATTTAACGatgaagaaataataataaacccaGAAGATGTTGATCCAACTGTCGGACGTTTCCGTAATTTAATTCAAACAACAGTGGTGCCTGCGAAACGAGGTCGTTTTGATTCTGGTAATCAAATGGGGATCCAAACATCGCCAAACAATGGAAGCTTGTCTTCTAACAATTCGACTAGTCATCAAATGTTCCAACAAAGTTTAGCTGACCTTAAACAACAAGTTGATGCAGTACCATTATCGCCTAATTCTCTCTATCAAGGTCTTCCAGCTTCTATACATGACTCGCACCCAAATCCAAGCTTAAAATTTAACAACAGCAACTCAGATTTTGATATTACACCCATTGCTATGGGCACTAAATTGGGTTTATTGTTGCCTAATCCTGCGCCTGATGTAACTCCAGTCATTGAACCATCACATACTAAGTCATTAGCCGGACACACAGCCTCACAAAAGCTGGGGCAAGTTAATGCAAACAGTGCGCATCTctattatatattattgaaCTCAAATTCATGTTgcctaaatttgttttttcagtACGTTTCGATCCACATGCCGTAGGTGGTGCAGGTTCATCCGAAGGTGGTGTGCATGGaccacaaaagaaaaaatatgccaAGGAGGCATGGCCTGGTCGAAAGCCAATGCTGGGTcaactttaattatttatttgttatatgtatgtacgcaaaaAATGGAAATCACCATTTTTAGTCAAAATAAAGAATTAAGTTGGAAAATaggaattatgtacatatgtcaaaatttcatttccGGAAAACTATAGCGATTACTATTTGTTAGATATTTAACATCGTTTTGATGGTTTTTCCTTTagtaatttcgtttatttcgattatttttttatatgactacttcatataaaaatttaagtaaaagggtttttatacagatatacatatgtatgtatattctattAAAGAATCTTTCAAGGCACCTTATCAGGCATACCCACTCAATACAGTGCTTTTAAAACTCAATTATCAGCTGTTACTTTAGTTGCTAAATTGCACTTGTGAAGAATAAAGTCAAAGCTTTGGCTTACaattattacttaattttttaaatacacagctattaaccaaaatatagaaaacaatataaatacaaaatacgtTAAGGCTTGCAATGTATACAGTACCTGTGATACCTCCTGATCTACGACATGAAGAAACAATCATCCAAGCAGCCATAGCTCTCAGTTGtcttcaaaaaacaataaattctgTATTTGACTGCATTGATAATCGTACCCAACGCAATAATGCTAAAGTACAAGAGTTGAGTACGCGTATTGAACGGGCACAAGCAAAACTACGCAGTTTGGTGGGCACAAAAAAGGCAATCAAAATTTACGCTCCAGCTCGTTTTCCATCAACCCAAGTTTTTTATGATATACCGCAAACCTTCGGTAATTCGGAAACAATGTTGGACGAacatataaataatcaaaaacataaaaaacaattaaattatgaaGTGCACAGCCGTATAGATGCACCTGCAACGCAAGCGTTACAAGAAAAATTGGTTTTCTTTCATGTACGCTATAAGAATATGAATGAATCATTTCCGGGTAATACTGTAGCTACCAACAGAATACATGTAAACAAAAGTTCTGGTATGGGTATAGTACCTGAAAAATTACGATCAGTATCCTCATTGTTACATTGTAATGGCAACGAAATGG
It includes:
- the LOC126756724 gene encoding nuclear inhibitor of protein phosphatase 1 translates to MANSYDIPSWAGKPPTGLHLDVLKEDKLVQKLMVDEKRCYLFGRNSQMNDFCIDHASCSRVHAAFVYHKHLNIAYLVDLGSTHGTFIGTLRLEPHKPTQLQINSTFHFGASTRRYILRERPSAGQRNSIMEDLPMNETSDGALLGLPESQTELDNLTEYNTAHNRRISMLGIADDNLRKQNAAKQSGRKRRNVTFNDEEIIINPEDVDPTVGRFRNLIQTTVVPAKRGRFDSGNQMGIQTSPNNGSLSSNNSTSHQMFQQSLADLKQQVDAVPLSPNSLYQGLPASIHDSHPNPSLKFNNSNSDFDITPIAMGTKLGLLLPNPAPDVTPVIEPSHTKSLAGHTASQKLGQVNANIRFDPHAVGGAGSSEGGVHGPQKKKYAKEAWPGRKPMLGQL